In Ovis aries strain OAR_USU_Benz2616 breed Rambouillet chromosome 13, ARS-UI_Ramb_v3.0, whole genome shotgun sequence, the following are encoded in one genomic region:
- the OPTN gene encoding optineurin isoform X3, translating into MSHQPLSCLTEKGDSPSETTGNGPPNLAHPNLDTFTPHELLQQMRELLIENHQLKEAMKLNNQAMKGRFEELSAWTEKQKEERLYFETQSKEAKERLTALSLENEKLKQELGKLTGKTERAFEDIIGDPKVPKAEVEQEVEQLKTQVARLQAEKADLLGIVSELQLKLNLGGSSEDSFVEIRMAEGEADVAAKEIKTSPRPTRTDSVDMSKSAEGTKNYVEFEELTVSQLLHCLREGNQKVERLEVALKEAKERISDFEKKAKDHSETESQTEEPTEQEKEEEKDTKTIGSEVETLNLQVTTLFKELQEAHTKLSEAELMKKRLQEKCQALERKNSASPSELNEKQELVYKNKKLELQVESMRSEIKMEQAKTEDEKSKLGTLQLTHNRLLQEYNNALKTIEELKRRESEKVDKVVLQELSGKLELAEKALASKQLQMDGMKQTIAKQEKDLETMAVLRAQMEVYCSDFHAERAAREKIHEEKEQLALQLAVLLKENNAFEDGGSRQTLMEMQSRHGARASDADQQAYLVQRGAEDRNWLDQQQNIPIHSCPKCGEVLPDIDTLLIHVTDCII; encoded by the exons ATGTCCCACCAACCGCTTAGCTGCCTGACTGAGAAGGGGGACAGCCCCAGTGAAACCACAGGAAATGGACCCCCCAATCTGGCTCACCCAAACTTGGACACGTTCACCCCACATGAGCTGCTGCAGCAGATGAGAGAGCTTCTAATCGAGAACCATCAGCTGAAAG AAGCCATGAAGCTAAATAACCAAGCTATGAAAGGGCGATTTGAAGAGCTTTCAGCTTggacagagaagcagaaggaagaacGCCTTTATTTTGAGACTCAGAGCAAAGAAGCCAAAGAGCGCTTAACAGCACTGAGccttgaaaatgaaaaactgaagcAAGAACTCGGAAAACTAACAGGGAAAACTGAAAGGGCATTCGAG GACATCATTGGGGACCCTAAGGTCCCCAAGGCAGAAGTGGAACAAGAAGTGGAACAGCTGAAGACCCAGGTGGCACGCCTCCAAGCTGAAAAGGCAGATCTGCTGGGCATCGTGTCTGAATTGCAACTCAAGCTGAACTTAGGCGGCTCCTCTGAAGACTCCTTTGTTGAAATCAGGATGGCT GAGGGCGAAGCAGATGTGGCAGCAAAAGAAATCAAGACAAGTCCTAGGCCCACAAGAACTGATTCCGTTGACAT GAGCAAATCTGCAGAAGGTACCAAGAATTATGTGGAGTTTGAGGAATTAACTGTGAGCCAGCTCCTGCATTGTCTAAGGGAAGGAAACCAGAAGGTGGAGAGACTTGAAGTTGCCCTCAAGGAAGCCAAAGAAAG aatttctgATTTTGAAAAGAAAGCCAAGGATCATTCTGAGACAGAaagccagacagaggagcccacagaacaagagaaagaagaggagaaagacacCAAAACT ATTGGAAGTGAAGTGGAAACACTGAACCTTCAGGTGACAACCCTGTTTAAGGAGCTTCAGGAAGCTCACACGAAACTCAGTGAAGCTGAGCTAATGAAGAAGAGACTTCAAGAAAA ATGTCAGGCCCTTGAAAGGAAAAATTCTGCAAGCCCATCAGAGCTGAATGAAAAACAAGAACtggtttataaaaacaaaaagttagaGCTCCAAGTGGAAAGCATGCGatcagaaatcaaaatggaacAAGCTAAAACAGAAGATGAAAA gTCCAAATTAGGCACTCTACAGTTGACACACAACAGGCTTCTTCAAGAATACAATAATGCACTGAAGACAATTGAGGAACTAAAAAGGAGAGAG TCAGAAAAAGTGGATAAGGTGGTGCTGCAGGAACTGAGTGGAAAGCTGGAACTGGCAGAGAAGGCCCTGGCTTCCAAGCAGCTCCAAATGGATGGGATGAAGCAGACCATTGCCAAGCAGGAGAAGGACCTGGAGACGATGGCTGTCCTCAGGGCTCAG ATGGAGGTTTATTGTTCCGATTTTCATGCTGAAAGAGCAGCAAGAGAGAAGATTCATGAAGAAAAGGAGCAGCTGGCATTGCAGCTGGCAGTTCTACTGAAAGAAAACAATGCTTTCGAAGATGGAGGCAG CAGGCAGACCTTGATGGAAATGCAGAGCCGTCATGGGGCAAGAGCAAGTGACGCTGACCAGCAGGCTTATCTCGTTCAAAGAG GAGCCGAGGATAGAAACTGGCTGGATCAGCAACAGAATATTCCAATTCATTCTTGCCCCAAGTGTGGAGAAGTTCTGCCCGACATAGATACACTACTGATTCATGTTACGGACTGTATCATTTAA
- the OPTN gene encoding optineurin isoform X1 — protein sequence MSHQPLSCLTEKGDSPSETTGNGPPNLAHPNLDTFTPHELLQQMRELLIENHQLKEAMKLNNQAMKGRFEELSAWTEKQKEERLYFETQSKEAKERLTALSLENEKLKQELGKLTGKTERAFEDIIGDPKVPKAEVEQEVEQLKTQVARLQAEKADLLGIVSELQLKLNLGGSSEDSFVEIRMAEGEADVAAKEIKTSPRPTRTDSVDMYVKTESGCQTGTLGSLVAFGSPLRGQTWSKSAEGTKNYVEFEELTVSQLLHCLREGNQKVERLEVALKEAKERISDFEKKAKDHSETESQTEEPTEQEKEEEKDTKTIGSEVETLNLQVTTLFKELQEAHTKLSEAELMKKRLQEKCQALERKNSASPSELNEKQELVYKNKKLELQVESMRSEIKMEQAKTEDEKSKLGTLQLTHNRLLQEYNNALKTIEELKRRESEKVDKVVLQELSGKLELAEKALASKQLQMDGMKQTIAKQEKDLETMAVLRAQMEVYCSDFHAERAAREKIHEEKEQLALQLAVLLKENNAFEDGGSRQTLMEMQSRHGARASDADQQAYLVQRGAEDRNWLDQQQNIPIHSCPKCGEVLPDIDTLLIHVTDCII from the exons ATGTCCCACCAACCGCTTAGCTGCCTGACTGAGAAGGGGGACAGCCCCAGTGAAACCACAGGAAATGGACCCCCCAATCTGGCTCACCCAAACTTGGACACGTTCACCCCACATGAGCTGCTGCAGCAGATGAGAGAGCTTCTAATCGAGAACCATCAGCTGAAAG AAGCCATGAAGCTAAATAACCAAGCTATGAAAGGGCGATTTGAAGAGCTTTCAGCTTggacagagaagcagaaggaagaacGCCTTTATTTTGAGACTCAGAGCAAAGAAGCCAAAGAGCGCTTAACAGCACTGAGccttgaaaatgaaaaactgaagcAAGAACTCGGAAAACTAACAGGGAAAACTGAAAGGGCATTCGAG GACATCATTGGGGACCCTAAGGTCCCCAAGGCAGAAGTGGAACAAGAAGTGGAACAGCTGAAGACCCAGGTGGCACGCCTCCAAGCTGAAAAGGCAGATCTGCTGGGCATCGTGTCTGAATTGCAACTCAAGCTGAACTTAGGCGGCTCCTCTGAAGACTCCTTTGTTGAAATCAGGATGGCT GAGGGCGAAGCAGATGTGGCAGCAAAAGAAATCAAGACAAGTCCTAGGCCCACAAGAACTGATTCCGTTGACATGTACGTGAAGACAGAGTCGGGCTGTCAGACAGGCACGCTGGGCAGTCTTGTCGCTTTCGGCTCACCCCTGAGAGGCCAAACATG GAGCAAATCTGCAGAAGGTACCAAGAATTATGTGGAGTTTGAGGAATTAACTGTGAGCCAGCTCCTGCATTGTCTAAGGGAAGGAAACCAGAAGGTGGAGAGACTTGAAGTTGCCCTCAAGGAAGCCAAAGAAAG aatttctgATTTTGAAAAGAAAGCCAAGGATCATTCTGAGACAGAaagccagacagaggagcccacagaacaagagaaagaagaggagaaagacacCAAAACT ATTGGAAGTGAAGTGGAAACACTGAACCTTCAGGTGACAACCCTGTTTAAGGAGCTTCAGGAAGCTCACACGAAACTCAGTGAAGCTGAGCTAATGAAGAAGAGACTTCAAGAAAA ATGTCAGGCCCTTGAAAGGAAAAATTCTGCAAGCCCATCAGAGCTGAATGAAAAACAAGAACtggtttataaaaacaaaaagttagaGCTCCAAGTGGAAAGCATGCGatcagaaatcaaaatggaacAAGCTAAAACAGAAGATGAAAA gTCCAAATTAGGCACTCTACAGTTGACACACAACAGGCTTCTTCAAGAATACAATAATGCACTGAAGACAATTGAGGAACTAAAAAGGAGAGAG TCAGAAAAAGTGGATAAGGTGGTGCTGCAGGAACTGAGTGGAAAGCTGGAACTGGCAGAGAAGGCCCTGGCTTCCAAGCAGCTCCAAATGGATGGGATGAAGCAGACCATTGCCAAGCAGGAGAAGGACCTGGAGACGATGGCTGTCCTCAGGGCTCAG ATGGAGGTTTATTGTTCCGATTTTCATGCTGAAAGAGCAGCAAGAGAGAAGATTCATGAAGAAAAGGAGCAGCTGGCATTGCAGCTGGCAGTTCTACTGAAAGAAAACAATGCTTTCGAAGATGGAGGCAG CAGGCAGACCTTGATGGAAATGCAGAGCCGTCATGGGGCAAGAGCAAGTGACGCTGACCAGCAGGCTTATCTCGTTCAAAGAG GAGCCGAGGATAGAAACTGGCTGGATCAGCAACAGAATATTCCAATTCATTCTTGCCCCAAGTGTGGAGAAGTTCTGCCCGACATAGATACACTACTGATTCATGTTACGGACTGTATCATTTAA
- the OPTN gene encoding optineurin isoform X2: MSHQPLSCLTEKGDSPSETTGNGPPNLAHPNLDTFTPHELLQQMRELLIENHQLKEAMKLNNQAMKGRFEELSAWTEKQKEERLYFETQSKEAKERLTALSLENEKLKQELGKLTGKTERAFEDIIGDPKVPKAEVEQEVEQLKTQVARLQAEKADLLGIVSELQLKLNLGGSSEDSFVEIRMAEGEADVAAKEIKTSPRPTRTDSVDMYVKTESGCQTGTLGSLVAFGSPLRGQTWSKSAEGTKNYVEFEELTVSQLLHCLREGNQKVERLEVALKEAKERISDFEKKAKDHSETESQTEEPTEQEKEEEKDTKTIGSEVETLNLQVTTLFKELQEAHTKLSEAELMKKRLQEKCQALERKNSASPSELNEKQELVYKNKKLELQVESMRSEIKMEQAKTEDEKSKLGTLQLTHNRLLQEYNNALKTIEELKRRESEKVDKVVLQELSGKLELAEKALASKQLQMDGMKQTIAKQEKDLETMAVLRAQMEVYCSDFHAERAAREKIHEEKEQLALQLAVLLKENNAFEDGGRQTLMEMQSRHGARASDADQQAYLVQRGAEDRNWLDQQQNIPIHSCPKCGEVLPDIDTLLIHVTDCII; this comes from the exons ATGTCCCACCAACCGCTTAGCTGCCTGACTGAGAAGGGGGACAGCCCCAGTGAAACCACAGGAAATGGACCCCCCAATCTGGCTCACCCAAACTTGGACACGTTCACCCCACATGAGCTGCTGCAGCAGATGAGAGAGCTTCTAATCGAGAACCATCAGCTGAAAG AAGCCATGAAGCTAAATAACCAAGCTATGAAAGGGCGATTTGAAGAGCTTTCAGCTTggacagagaagcagaaggaagaacGCCTTTATTTTGAGACTCAGAGCAAAGAAGCCAAAGAGCGCTTAACAGCACTGAGccttgaaaatgaaaaactgaagcAAGAACTCGGAAAACTAACAGGGAAAACTGAAAGGGCATTCGAG GACATCATTGGGGACCCTAAGGTCCCCAAGGCAGAAGTGGAACAAGAAGTGGAACAGCTGAAGACCCAGGTGGCACGCCTCCAAGCTGAAAAGGCAGATCTGCTGGGCATCGTGTCTGAATTGCAACTCAAGCTGAACTTAGGCGGCTCCTCTGAAGACTCCTTTGTTGAAATCAGGATGGCT GAGGGCGAAGCAGATGTGGCAGCAAAAGAAATCAAGACAAGTCCTAGGCCCACAAGAACTGATTCCGTTGACATGTACGTGAAGACAGAGTCGGGCTGTCAGACAGGCACGCTGGGCAGTCTTGTCGCTTTCGGCTCACCCCTGAGAGGCCAAACATG GAGCAAATCTGCAGAAGGTACCAAGAATTATGTGGAGTTTGAGGAATTAACTGTGAGCCAGCTCCTGCATTGTCTAAGGGAAGGAAACCAGAAGGTGGAGAGACTTGAAGTTGCCCTCAAGGAAGCCAAAGAAAG aatttctgATTTTGAAAAGAAAGCCAAGGATCATTCTGAGACAGAaagccagacagaggagcccacagaacaagagaaagaagaggagaaagacacCAAAACT ATTGGAAGTGAAGTGGAAACACTGAACCTTCAGGTGACAACCCTGTTTAAGGAGCTTCAGGAAGCTCACACGAAACTCAGTGAAGCTGAGCTAATGAAGAAGAGACTTCAAGAAAA ATGTCAGGCCCTTGAAAGGAAAAATTCTGCAAGCCCATCAGAGCTGAATGAAAAACAAGAACtggtttataaaaacaaaaagttagaGCTCCAAGTGGAAAGCATGCGatcagaaatcaaaatggaacAAGCTAAAACAGAAGATGAAAA gTCCAAATTAGGCACTCTACAGTTGACACACAACAGGCTTCTTCAAGAATACAATAATGCACTGAAGACAATTGAGGAACTAAAAAGGAGAGAG TCAGAAAAAGTGGATAAGGTGGTGCTGCAGGAACTGAGTGGAAAGCTGGAACTGGCAGAGAAGGCCCTGGCTTCCAAGCAGCTCCAAATGGATGGGATGAAGCAGACCATTGCCAAGCAGGAGAAGGACCTGGAGACGATGGCTGTCCTCAGGGCTCAG ATGGAGGTTTATTGTTCCGATTTTCATGCTGAAAGAGCAGCAAGAGAGAAGATTCATGAAGAAAAGGAGCAGCTGGCATTGCAGCTGGCAGTTCTACTGAAAGAAAACAATGCTTTCGAAGATGGAGGCAG GCAGACCTTGATGGAAATGCAGAGCCGTCATGGGGCAAGAGCAAGTGACGCTGACCAGCAGGCTTATCTCGTTCAAAGAG GAGCCGAGGATAGAAACTGGCTGGATCAGCAACAGAATATTCCAATTCATTCTTGCCCCAAGTGTGGAGAAGTTCTGCCCGACATAGATACACTACTGATTCATGTTACGGACTGTATCATTTAA
- the OPTN gene encoding optineurin isoform X4: MSHQPLSCLTEKGDSPSETTGNGPPNLAHPNLDTFTPHELLQQMRELLIENHQLKEAMKLNNQAMKGRFEELSAWTEKQKEERLYFETQSKEAKERLTALSLENEKLKQELGKLTGKTERAFEDIIGDPKVPKAEVEQEVEQLKTQVARLQAEKADLLGIVSELQLKLNLGGSSEDSFVEIRMAEGEADVAAKEIKTSPRPTRTDSVDMSKSAEGTKNYVEFEELTVSQLLHCLREGNQKVERLEVALKEAKERISDFEKKAKDHSETESQTEEPTEQEKEEEKDTKTIGSEVETLNLQVTTLFKELQEAHTKLSEAELMKKRLQEKCQALERKNSASPSELNEKQELVYKNKKLELQVESMRSEIKMEQAKTEDEKSKLGTLQLTHNRLLQEYNNALKTIEELKRRESEKVDKVVLQELSGKLELAEKALASKQLQMDGMKQTIAKQEKDLETMAVLRAQMEVYCSDFHAERAAREKIHEEKEQLALQLAVLLKENNAFEDGGRQTLMEMQSRHGARASDADQQAYLVQRGAEDRNWLDQQQNIPIHSCPKCGEVLPDIDTLLIHVTDCII; this comes from the exons ATGTCCCACCAACCGCTTAGCTGCCTGACTGAGAAGGGGGACAGCCCCAGTGAAACCACAGGAAATGGACCCCCCAATCTGGCTCACCCAAACTTGGACACGTTCACCCCACATGAGCTGCTGCAGCAGATGAGAGAGCTTCTAATCGAGAACCATCAGCTGAAAG AAGCCATGAAGCTAAATAACCAAGCTATGAAAGGGCGATTTGAAGAGCTTTCAGCTTggacagagaagcagaaggaagaacGCCTTTATTTTGAGACTCAGAGCAAAGAAGCCAAAGAGCGCTTAACAGCACTGAGccttgaaaatgaaaaactgaagcAAGAACTCGGAAAACTAACAGGGAAAACTGAAAGGGCATTCGAG GACATCATTGGGGACCCTAAGGTCCCCAAGGCAGAAGTGGAACAAGAAGTGGAACAGCTGAAGACCCAGGTGGCACGCCTCCAAGCTGAAAAGGCAGATCTGCTGGGCATCGTGTCTGAATTGCAACTCAAGCTGAACTTAGGCGGCTCCTCTGAAGACTCCTTTGTTGAAATCAGGATGGCT GAGGGCGAAGCAGATGTGGCAGCAAAAGAAATCAAGACAAGTCCTAGGCCCACAAGAACTGATTCCGTTGACAT GAGCAAATCTGCAGAAGGTACCAAGAATTATGTGGAGTTTGAGGAATTAACTGTGAGCCAGCTCCTGCATTGTCTAAGGGAAGGAAACCAGAAGGTGGAGAGACTTGAAGTTGCCCTCAAGGAAGCCAAAGAAAG aatttctgATTTTGAAAAGAAAGCCAAGGATCATTCTGAGACAGAaagccagacagaggagcccacagaacaagagaaagaagaggagaaagacacCAAAACT ATTGGAAGTGAAGTGGAAACACTGAACCTTCAGGTGACAACCCTGTTTAAGGAGCTTCAGGAAGCTCACACGAAACTCAGTGAAGCTGAGCTAATGAAGAAGAGACTTCAAGAAAA ATGTCAGGCCCTTGAAAGGAAAAATTCTGCAAGCCCATCAGAGCTGAATGAAAAACAAGAACtggtttataaaaacaaaaagttagaGCTCCAAGTGGAAAGCATGCGatcagaaatcaaaatggaacAAGCTAAAACAGAAGATGAAAA gTCCAAATTAGGCACTCTACAGTTGACACACAACAGGCTTCTTCAAGAATACAATAATGCACTGAAGACAATTGAGGAACTAAAAAGGAGAGAG TCAGAAAAAGTGGATAAGGTGGTGCTGCAGGAACTGAGTGGAAAGCTGGAACTGGCAGAGAAGGCCCTGGCTTCCAAGCAGCTCCAAATGGATGGGATGAAGCAGACCATTGCCAAGCAGGAGAAGGACCTGGAGACGATGGCTGTCCTCAGGGCTCAG ATGGAGGTTTATTGTTCCGATTTTCATGCTGAAAGAGCAGCAAGAGAGAAGATTCATGAAGAAAAGGAGCAGCTGGCATTGCAGCTGGCAGTTCTACTGAAAGAAAACAATGCTTTCGAAGATGGAGGCAG GCAGACCTTGATGGAAATGCAGAGCCGTCATGGGGCAAGAGCAAGTGACGCTGACCAGCAGGCTTATCTCGTTCAAAGAG GAGCCGAGGATAGAAACTGGCTGGATCAGCAACAGAATATTCCAATTCATTCTTGCCCCAAGTGTGGAGAAGTTCTGCCCGACATAGATACACTACTGATTCATGTTACGGACTGTATCATTTAA